The genomic DNA TCGTTAGCATCGGCTTTGAGCGGGCGACCATGGGCTACATCACAAAATGGGCAACGACGGGTACAAATCGCCCCTAAAATCATAAAGGTTGCCGTACCGTGGTTAAAGCATTCTGCTAAGTTAGGGCAAGAGGCTTCTTCACACACTGAGTGTAATCCATTTTTACGTAATGCCGCTTTTATGTCGAGAATGCGTTGATTTGATACGGGTAATTTGACTCTCAACCAATCTGGCTTACGCAGCATAGTTTCGCGCTCTGATGGCACTACTTTTACAGGAATTCGAGCGACTTTTTCGGCATCACGTAATTTGACACCTGGCTGTAATCTTTCAGGCCTATTCATTATTCTGCTAATCCTTGATGATGTAAAAGTTGTTGATAGCCCATAATTTGGCTAAAGGTTTGGATTAATTTATCGCCAGCTTCAAGCACGGTCTGTGGACCCCCCAATGCTTTACATTGCACCATTTCTAAACCGGCATATCCGCAAGGGTTGATGCGCTGGAACGGGGCTAAATCCATGTCGACATTTAATGCTAAGCCATGAAAAGAGCAACCTTTACGAATGCGTAATCCTAAAGAGGCCACTTTTCGTTCTGCTACATAAACACCCGGTGCGTCTGCTTTTGCGTACGCATTGATATCGTAATAAGTCAGCATATCCACAATACTTTGCTCTATATTGTTCACTAACTGACGAACGCCTATTTTATAACGTTTGATATCGATAAGTGGATAAACCACTAGTTGTCCAGGTCCGTGATAAGTGACTTGACCACCTCGGTCTACTTGAATAACCGGAATGTTACCAGGGTTGAGTATATGCTCGCTTTTACCTGCTTGACCCTGGGTAAATACTGGCTGGTGCTCAACAATCCAAAGTTCATCTTGGCTGTCGCTATCACGAGTGTCAGTATAGTCCTGCATGGCATGCCATGTTGATTCATAGTCTTGCATGCCAAGGTGGCGAATGTGCAGTGTTTGCAAGGGTAACATCTCCCCCAGATAAATTGGGTGTATCCATCGAATGAATGGATTAATTGTTGAGTATTATACTCAAGTATATAGGTAATGATGACTTTTTGGCGTTTACAATACTCTTTTTACGCCTTCAATTGCGGCAAGATCCATATACGCTTTTTCAATATGCGCTTTGCTGGTTACCGTAATCCGAATGGTCACTGAATAGTAACTGCCTTTGCTCGATGCTTTAACGCTTGGAACATAATCATCTGGCGCAAGTTGTTGCGCCACGGCAACAACACGATCGGCTAAGGTATCATCTGCTTCACCAATCACTTTGAAAGGGCACGAATTAGGAAATTCCATTACTTGGTCAAACGTTGTATTTAACATTAGCTTACTCGATTCTGTTTTGGTATTACTTATATGGTGATAATTATACCCGATTCAAGCCTGATAGATCTGAAATATTAAAGCCGCTGATCAGGCGGCTTTAATTAGTTGATTCACTAATAGATTCATTAATAAATAATCTACATCAATTTAATTACTCAAACAGACTGGCGAACATTTGCTTAAAGTAATCCATTAATTTGCTAAACCAGCCGCCTTCTTGGACTTCATTCAATGTCACTAGCGGAAACTGAGCAATGTCTTTTCCATCAAGCTGGAAAAACACACGCCCTACGGTTTCGCCTTTTGCCAGCGGGGCCGTTAATGGTTTGGTTAATTCAAAGTTAGCTTGTAGATCTTTTGCCTGACCACGGCTAATGGTAATCGGAGTATTGGTCATGACACCAAGATCAACCGTTTCTCTATCGCCATACCAAATCTTTTGAGTCACAAAGGTATCGCCAGCTTTGTAAGGTGTGATGGTTTCAAAGAAACGGAAACCATAGTTGAGTAGTTTTTTACTCTCAGCCTTACGTGCAGACTCACTCGCGGTACCCATCACGACTGTGATAAGACGCATGCCTTCGCTGGTGCCTGATGATACTAAGTTGTAGCCAGCACCTGATGTATGGCCCGTCTTAATACCATCTACGTTTAAGCTTTTATCCCATAATAAGCCATTACGGTTATATTGCTTAATTCCGTTATAGGTAAATGATTTTTCGGCATAAACACGATATTCATCAGGCACATCACGGATCAGCGCAGCGCCTAAAATAGCCATATCATAAGCTGTTGTTTTGTGATTTTCAGAATCTAAGCCATGAGAGTTTTCAAAGTAACTGTCTTTCATGCCCAATTGCTTGGACCATGAATTCATTAGATCAACGAATGCACCTTCTGTTCCGGCAATATGCTCTGCCATCGCAACACAGGCATCATTCCCCGATTGAATGATAATACCGCGATTCAAGTCGTGTACTTTGACGGTTTTACCCACTTCAATGAACATTTTTGATGAATCAGGGAAATTCTTTGCCCAAGCATTTTTGCTAATGGTGACATCATCATCTAATGAAATATTACCGACACGGATTTCATGACCAATCACATAACTGGTCATCATCTTGGTAAGGCTTGCTGGATTTAAACTTTCGTAGGCATTTTCTTCTGCAATGACTCTGCCAGAATTATAATCCATTAGCACATAAGCTTTGGCTGCAACACTGGGTGCATCAGGTGTCACCATAGGTACGCGATTAGGCGTTGGACGTGCATCTGGTTGTGGCGTTGCTGCGAGTGAAGAAAAACACACAACTGATGCAAAGAGCATAGTTGTTAATTGAGCAGTTTTGGAAGTTATCATGAAGTTAGCACGTCTCTATTTAGTCGAAGAAAAGACAAAAATCAATTGGTATAATTTTATTGATTATACATTAGTAGGCCATCATTTCGCATTAAGGTTCATTCATCCGATATAAATGAACCTTAATGAGACTCTTATCGCCAGTATTATGGCTTACGGTACGATAAAGCTTTGCGGATAGCCATCAGCTTGCAAACGATCGAGCAACTTATTGGTGAGGTGAATTTGTCGGATCGGACCCAATTGTAATCTGTGAATACCCTTTGTGGAGGATACGCGTGAGGTAACCGCGTATTTGGTTTCTAATTGCTTTGCCAACATATTGATGCGTAATTTATCTTGGGAGGCCACAACTTGAATAAAGTGATTGTCGGCATCGTTTAAATCGCTAATGGCTCGCTCTTCTGGTGAGGGAATGTAAACGGTTTCAAGTGCTACTTTTGTCGTGCCTCTTGCCAGCATACCTAAGTGATAAGCCGCCGCATAAGAAAGATCAATGACTCGACCATGATGAAACGGTCCACGGTCATTTACACGGACGATGATTTGCTTATTGTTTTCTAAATTGGTCACTTTGACATAACTGGGTAAAGGCAAGTTTTTATGTGCTGCTGACATAGTATACATATCATAAGTTTCACCATTTGAGGTTAAATGACCATGAAACTTTGAGCCGTACCATGAGGCATGACCTTGTTCTTTGAATCCCTTTCCACTGTCGAGTACTTGGTAACTTTTGCCTAAAACCGTGTAATCACGATTGCCTTGCCTGCTATAAGGTTCGTATTTAGGCTGGGCATTTTTAACCAAGCTTACGTCTGGTGCGTCATCTGGATAACGGTCATTAGCCATTTGATAGCGGCTTTTTTGTTGTGGAGAGGATTTTTTACCCTCATTTGACGAACAACTTATGAGTAATAAACTGCTTAAAATGATCAATAGAATGAAACGGTAATTAATGGCCATTTTGATTTACTGATAAATAATGAGCGTTAAGTTGTTGGCTAAATTGATATACCGCCATTGCATATAATGGGCTTCTGTTATATCGAGTGATGACATAAAAGTTTTTCAGTCCTAACCAATACTCTACATTCTCTGCTTGGTCTAATTTGACTAATAAGGCTTTTTGAGAAGCATCCAAATCTTGGTTATTGGCTAAGCTCAGTGTTGGGCTAAGAATATCTGATACCTTGTAATGCAGTTTTTCTTTGGTCCATACTTTTGCTTTAGGGGCTGTGCTAGATGTGTGGTTTAACAATAATGCCACGGGTTGGCCTTGTTGCCATCCATGTTGATGAAAATAATTTGCGACACTGCCAATAGCATCGGCTTTACTGGTTAACAAATCACGTCGACCGTCGCCATCAAAGTCGACCGCGTAATGACGGTAGCTTGAAGGAATGAATTGTCCATAGCCCATCGCGCCAGCATATGAACCTTTTAAGGTGTCATTATCGAGTTTTTCTTCTTTAATCAACGACATTAAATTGGCATATTCACTGCGAAAGAACGTGGCGCGTGGTGGGTAATAAAAGCCCAAGGTGTACAACGCGTCTTGCACACGATAATTACCCATGTAGCCACCATAAAAGGTTTCAATACCAATTATGGCGACAATAATTTGGGGGTCGACGTTAAATTTTTCAGCAGCTTGGCTAATCACAGCATGGTTTTCTTGCCAAAAAGCTAAGCCTTTTTCTAGGCGTTTGTCGGTCAAGAAAATAGGATAATACTGGTGCCAAGGCTTGGCTTCCCATGGTTTAGTCATGGCATCAATGATGTTCTGGTCGAAGGTGGAAGTGGATAAAAATTGTTCCACCTCAGCCTTGCTAGCGCCTTTTTTTACCTGCTCTTTTACAAATGCATTTTGTAATGCTTGGGGATCATTTTCAGTTGCAGCATTGAGATTGAACATGACGCTGCTAAGTAATGCTAGGCTGGCGATTTGAACGGTTATTTTTGTCATAGTTGCGGTTAATCCTATCGGTCGACAAATCGTCTGTGGGTGTGAATGCTCATTAGAATACCAAAGCCTGTCATTAAGGTCAGCATCGAGGTTCCCCCATAGCTTATCAGTGGTAAAGGAACACCTACTACGGGTAAAATTCCTGATACCATGCCTATGTTGACAAAAACGTAGACGAAGAATGTTAGGGTGATACTGCCCGCCAATAAGCGGGCAAAGCTGGTCTGTGCTCGTGACGCGATAACAAGGCCCCTGGCAATCACAAATAAATACATTGCCAATAAGAGTAAACTGCCAATGAGTCCAAACTCTTCTCCTATTACCGCAAAGATAAAGTCAGTGTGGCGCTCTGGTAAAAACTCTAATTGTGATTGAGTCCCATCA from Shewanella psychromarinicola includes the following:
- the lipB gene encoding lipoyl(octanoyl) transferase LipB, producing MLPLQTLHIRHLGMQDYESTWHAMQDYTDTRDSDSQDELWIVEHQPVFTQGQAGKSEHILNPGNIPVIQVDRGGQVTYHGPGQLVVYPLIDIKRYKIGVRQLVNNIEQSIVDMLTYYDINAYAKADAPGVYVAERKVASLGLRIRKGCSFHGLALNVDMDLAPFQRINPCGYAGLEMVQCKALGGPQTVLEAGDKLIQTFSQIMGYQQLLHHQGLAE
- the ybeD gene encoding DUF493 family protein YbeD, whose protein sequence is MLNTTFDQVMEFPNSCPFKVIGEADDTLADRVVAVAQQLAPDDYVPSVKASSKGSYYSVTIRITVTSKAHIEKAYMDLAAIEGVKRVL
- a CDS encoding serine hydrolase; protein product: MITSKTAQLTTMLFASVVCFSSLAATPQPDARPTPNRVPMVTPDAPSVAAKAYVLMDYNSGRVIAEENAYESLNPASLTKMMTSYVIGHEIRVGNISLDDDVTISKNAWAKNFPDSSKMFIEVGKTVKVHDLNRGIIIQSGNDACVAMAEHIAGTEGAFVDLMNSWSKQLGMKDSYFENSHGLDSENHKTTAYDMAILGAALIRDVPDEYRVYAEKSFTYNGIKQYNRNGLLWDKSLNVDGIKTGHTSGAGYNLVSSGTSEGMRLITVVMGTASESARKAESKKLLNYGFRFFETITPYKAGDTFVTQKIWYGDRETVDLGVMTNTPITISRGQAKDLQANFELTKPLTAPLAKGETVGRVFFQLDGKDIAQFPLVTLNEVQEGGWFSKLMDYFKQMFASLFE
- a CDS encoding septal ring lytic transglycosylase RlpA family protein, whose translation is MAINYRFILLIILSSLLLISCSSNEGKKSSPQQKSRYQMANDRYPDDAPDVSLVKNAQPKYEPYSRQGNRDYTVLGKSYQVLDSGKGFKEQGHASWYGSKFHGHLTSNGETYDMYTMSAAHKNLPLPSYVKVTNLENNKQIIVRVNDRGPFHHGRVIDLSYAAAYHLGMLARGTTKVALETVYIPSPEERAISDLNDADNHFIQVVASQDKLRINMLAKQLETKYAVTSRVSSTKGIHRLQLGPIRQIHLTNKLLDRLQADGYPQSFIVP
- the mltB gene encoding lytic murein transglycosylase B: MFNLNAATENDPQALQNAFVKEQVKKGASKAEVEQFLSTSTFDQNIIDAMTKPWEAKPWHQYYPIFLTDKRLEKGLAFWQENHAVISQAAEKFNVDPQIIVAIIGIETFYGGYMGNYRVQDALYTLGFYYPPRATFFRSEYANLMSLIKEEKLDNDTLKGSYAGAMGYGQFIPSSYRHYAVDFDGDGRRDLLTSKADAIGSVANYFHQHGWQQGQPVALLLNHTSSTAPKAKVWTKEKLHYKVSDILSPTLSLANNQDLDASQKALLVKLDQAENVEYWLGLKNFYVITRYNRSPLYAMAVYQFSQQLNAHYLSVNQNGH